The Natronosporangium hydrolyticum nucleotide sequence GGCAGCACCCAATGGGAGGCGAAGTCGCTGATGAAAGTCCAGTTGAAGCCCGGAGTCAGATTGCCGGAGTAGGCGCGGGCGGTGGGGAAGATCCCGAGCACGATCCCGCCGGCCCAGACCAGCAGGATCGCCAGCCACATGTACGGCGTAGCGGTGAGCACATAGGACAGGGGTAGCAGCGAGTTGTCGAGCCATTTCCGGCGGGCCGCCAGCGCGCCGAGTTTGTTACCCGCATACCAGCTGAGCAGGATCGCCGGAATCAGCAGCGCCAGCGTGTACGGCAGCGCCCCGAGCACGATCTCGAGCACCGGCCGGGGAAACGACCAGGTGCTGATGCCGAGGTTGCCGGTGAACAGCTCCCGCCAGTAGTTGAGGTACTGCTGCCAAAGCGGCTGATCCAGCCCGAACAGGTCTTCGTAGTAGGCGCGCATCCGTTCGTTCGCCTCCGGGTTGGAGGTACGCACCCGGCCCATCATCTGCCCGATCGGATCCCCCGGCATGAACCGCGGGATCATCCAGTTCAGCGTCACCGCGACGACCAACGTCAGGGCGTAGATCAGGGCCTTACGTCCGAAGTAGCGCCCCACCTGGATCCCGTTCCTTCCTTGGAGTTACGGACCCGGACCGGGCGGCTGGTCCGCGGATCACCCGCGGGCCAGCCGCCCGATCGTCAGGTCGCGAGACCGTTAACCCGCCGGCTGGATCTCGGCCAGCATGTAGACGGCTTTCTTCTCCCAGAAGTTGTTCCAGGCGCTCGGGTAGTAGTCAGGGGTGTCCGGGTCGTCGGTGGGCCAGTTTGTCCAGGTGCTGTTGTTGACCTGCGACCAGAGGCCGTTGTACC carries:
- a CDS encoding ABC transporter permease is translated as MGRYFGRKALIYALTLVVAVTLNWMIPRFMPGDPIGQMMGRVRTSNPEANERMRAYYEDLFGLDQPLWQQYLNYWRELFTGNLGISTWSFPRPVLEIVLGALPYTLALLIPAILLSWYAGNKLGALAARRKWLDNSLLPLSYVLTATPYMWLAILLVWAGGIVLGIFPTARAYSGNLTPGFNWTFISDFASHWVLPFLSLFLVALGGWAIGMRNLVIYELESDYSNYLSSLGAPSRLIRRYAFRNAMLPQVTGLALQLGVILGGNILTEVVFGYPGLGKLVLDSIAARDFFLLQGVLLFIVIGVLICNFIIDIVYVWVDPRTRTGMQGASV